Proteins encoded in a region of the Haloglomus salinum genome:
- a CDS encoding AAA family ATPase — protein MDFADASQRATEVVESVSDVVVTRQPFVETVVTGVVAGGHVLLEDVPGTGKTLTARALATALGLEFSRVQFTPDLLPADVTGSYVFNERDREFEFNPGPVFGNVVLADEINRAPPKTQAALLEAMEEGQVTVDGETHDLPDPFLVIATMNPIEQEGTFPLPEAQIDRFHLKSSIGYPDPDREVEILDRRAERDDDTPTAWQVLTPDDVRELQAVPERVTVDPDLRTYMTRLAQATRQHPQVDVGVSPRGTQRLFELSRAHAVVQGRDYTTPDDVREVAQPTLAHRLVLTADARVNDISRASIVDEVLDEVPVPTVRR, from the coding sequence ATGGACTTCGCGGACGCGAGCCAGCGCGCGACCGAGGTCGTCGAGTCGGTCTCGGACGTGGTGGTCACGCGCCAGCCGTTCGTGGAGACGGTGGTGACGGGCGTCGTCGCCGGCGGGCACGTCCTGCTGGAGGACGTGCCCGGAACGGGCAAGACCCTGACCGCGCGGGCGCTGGCGACGGCGCTCGGACTGGAGTTCTCGCGGGTCCAGTTCACGCCGGACCTCCTGCCCGCGGACGTGACCGGTTCGTACGTGTTCAACGAGCGCGACCGCGAGTTCGAGTTCAATCCCGGCCCCGTCTTCGGCAACGTCGTGCTCGCCGACGAGATCAACCGCGCGCCACCGAAGACCCAGGCCGCACTGCTCGAAGCGATGGAGGAGGGGCAGGTCACCGTCGACGGCGAGACCCACGACCTCCCGGACCCCTTCCTCGTCATCGCGACGATGAACCCCATCGAACAGGAGGGGACCTTCCCGCTCCCGGAGGCACAGATCGACCGCTTCCACCTCAAGTCGAGCATCGGCTACCCGGACCCCGACCGGGAGGTGGAGATTCTCGACCGGCGGGCCGAGCGCGACGACGACACGCCGACGGCGTGGCAGGTCCTGACGCCGGACGACGTCCGCGAGTTGCAGGCCGTCCCCGAGCGGGTCACCGTCGACCCCGACCTCCGGACGTACATGACGCGGCTCGCGCAGGCGACCCGACAGCACCCGCAGGTCGACGTGGGCGTCTCCCCACGCGGCACACAGCGGCTGTTCGAGCTATCGCGCGCCCACGCCGTGGTCCAGGGGCGGGATTACACCACCCCCGACGACGTGCGCGAGGTGGCCCAGCCGACGCTGGCCCACCGGCTCGTGCTGACCGCCGACGCCCGCGTCAACGACATCTCACGGGCCAGCATCGTCGACGAGGTGCTCGACGAGGTACCCGTCCCGACAGTCCGGCGGTAG
- a CDS encoding nucleoside recognition protein has protein sequence MEPSLSLALVWDVLATVLPRVAKIGLFIGLGVALADLLVSFGLLEKVTGLSRRLTGPANLPDEAGTAIVTTAASTTAGYGMLAEYRDEGRMDDRATLVAVTINTFFGFVQHIPTFYAPVLIPILGLRVGLAYVTARALVALAITLTGVVAGALLLDPPAPAAEAVVADTAASETVEADGGGGPAAASEPPETTRDRLLGAAWTGAEKVRDILPRLALVYALVVLFTRFYDPANLTSLAGPLSDATGLPGASVPVIAVYAIDTTNGALVLAPLVRDGTFGVRAAVATMLIGGIVSFAVSTFKRSIPFQYGIWGAEFGTRVVVVNTALKVVWIALAVAVVLYAPLPGL, from the coding sequence ATGGAGCCGTCCCTGTCCCTCGCGCTCGTGTGGGACGTCCTCGCCACGGTCCTGCCACGGGTCGCGAAGATCGGGCTGTTCATCGGACTGGGCGTCGCGCTGGCCGACCTGCTGGTCTCGTTCGGCCTGCTGGAGAAGGTGACGGGGCTCTCACGCCGGCTCACCGGACCCGCCAATCTCCCCGACGAGGCCGGCACCGCCATCGTCACCACCGCCGCCTCCACGACCGCGGGCTACGGGATGCTCGCCGAGTACCGCGACGAGGGGCGCATGGACGACCGCGCGACGCTCGTCGCCGTCACCATCAACACGTTCTTCGGCTTCGTCCAGCACATCCCGACGTTCTACGCGCCCGTCCTCATCCCCATCCTCGGCCTCCGGGTGGGCCTGGCGTACGTGACCGCCCGGGCGCTCGTGGCGCTGGCCATCACGCTCACCGGCGTCGTCGCAGGGGCGCTCCTGCTTGACCCGCCCGCGCCCGCGGCCGAGGCTGTCGTCGCCGACACTGCCGCGTCCGAGACCGTCGAGGCGGACGGCGGCGGCGGTCCCGCGGCCGCGTCGGAGCCCCCGGAGACGACCCGCGACCGGCTGCTCGGCGCGGCGTGGACGGGCGCCGAGAAGGTCCGCGATATCCTGCCCCGGCTGGCGCTGGTCTACGCGCTCGTCGTCCTCTTCACGCGGTTCTACGACCCCGCGAACCTCACGTCGCTGGCCGGTCCACTCTCGGACGCGACGGGGCTCCCGGGCGCTTCGGTGCCCGTCATCGCCGTCTACGCCATCGACACCACCAACGGTGCGCTGGTGCTGGCGCCACTGGTCCGTGACGGCACCTTCGGGGTGCGGGCTGCGGTCGCGACGATGCTCATCGGCGGCATCGTCTCGTTCGCCGTCTCCACGTTCAAGCGCTCCATCCCGTTCCAGTACGGCATCTGGGGCGCCGAGTTCGGCACCAGAGTGGTCGTCGTGAACACGGCGCTGAAGGTGGTCTGGATCGCACTGGCGGTCGCGGTGGTGCTGTACGCGCCGCTACCGGGCCTGTAG
- a CDS encoding RAD55 family ATPase — protein sequence MSDERLSTGIGGLDRALDGGVPPGSLVVVTAEADSPAERIPYAFADAHPARYYSTLRPGGAVDEAMAASSAGVDEFDFRDEEDSPTRVQDVRRGDLLTGPSDRFASLSAGETVVVDPVNTLERADRDDYRTFLDGLVAGLRTAGGIGVLNAHTVPDTPAGRDLTLGLADVVLDLRMLVEDRVSWKLVVKKCRRGSIPPNPLALAFDDGVRVDETRELR from the coding sequence GTGAGCGACGAACGCCTGTCGACAGGAATCGGGGGGCTGGACCGGGCACTCGACGGTGGCGTGCCGCCGGGCAGCCTCGTGGTCGTGACCGCGGAGGCGGACTCGCCGGCCGAACGAATCCCGTACGCCTTCGCCGACGCGCATCCCGCCCGGTACTACTCGACACTGCGGCCGGGCGGCGCCGTGGACGAGGCGATGGCCGCCTCCTCGGCCGGCGTCGACGAGTTCGACTTCCGAGACGAGGAGGATAGTCCGACCCGGGTCCAGGACGTCCGTCGCGGGGACCTGCTGACAGGCCCCAGCGACCGGTTCGCGAGCCTGTCGGCCGGCGAGACGGTCGTCGTCGACCCGGTGAACACGCTGGAGCGAGCCGACCGCGACGACTACCGCACCTTCCTCGACGGTCTCGTCGCGGGCCTGCGAACGGCCGGCGGCATCGGCGTCCTCAACGCCCACACCGTCCCCGACACGCCCGCGGGCCGCGACCTGACGCTGGGGCTTGCCGACGTGGTGCTCGACCTCCGGATGCTCGTCGAGGACCGCGTCTCCTGGAAGCTGGTGGTCAAGAAGTGCCGCCGGGGGTCCATCCCGCCGAACCCACTCGCGCTCGCCTTCGACGACGGCGTCCGCGTCGACGAGACGCGCGAGCTTCGGTAG
- a CDS encoding HAD family hydrolase: MTTAVHFDLDGTLLQFTRPYGTFVAEVLDTHLGRAPDELVEAYDEAFYERFVSMEPAPVRGAMRAVVEQAQEAGYPVGEPDVDEMVATLSRAEYAGTRVSEGVPGLLDRLDAAGCRLGVLTNGLPEWQTGKLDTHGLTDRFEAVVTSYGAGAHKPDAVIFDEAAERIPADRHVMVGDDFEPDVQGARDAGWAAIHLDGITGARAGSIGDLKAMLALLGGE; the protein is encoded by the coding sequence GTGACCACTGCCGTCCACTTCGACCTCGACGGGACCCTGCTCCAGTTCACCCGTCCGTACGGGACCTTCGTCGCGGAGGTGCTGGACACGCACCTCGGGCGGGCCCCGGACGAGCTGGTCGAGGCCTACGACGAGGCGTTCTACGAGCGGTTCGTGTCGATGGAGCCGGCACCCGTCCGCGGGGCGATGCGGGCCGTCGTCGAGCAGGCCCAGGAGGCGGGCTACCCGGTGGGCGAGCCGGACGTCGACGAGATGGTGGCGACGCTCTCGCGGGCGGAGTACGCCGGCACCCGCGTGAGCGAGGGCGTGCCGGGCCTGCTGGACCGGCTCGACGCGGCGGGCTGCCGACTGGGGGTCCTCACGAACGGGCTCCCGGAGTGGCAGACCGGCAAACTCGACACGCACGGGCTCACCGACCGCTTCGAGGCCGTCGTCACCTCCTACGGGGCCGGAGCGCACAAGCCGGACGCCGTCATCTTCGACGAGGCCGCCGAACGAATCCCCGCCGACCGGCACGTGATGGTCGGTGACGACTTCGAGCCGGACGTGCAGGGCGCCCGCGACGCCGGCTGGGCGGCCATCCACCTCGACGGCATCACCGGCGCCCGTGCGGGCTCCATCGGGGACCTGAAAGCGATGCTCGCGCTGCTCGGTGGGGAGTGA
- a CDS encoding EamA family transporter: MLGSLPAGVALAVAAALAFGAYLFGYKLAVAHLPATVYVAANELAALGWYTLIAAATWPAGEPLVPPGFGLRDGLLITGVGLAAGAATLVSVRAFKLGEVSYVAPLNKLVPVFVLPLELVLLSERLGPLQLGGVLVATAAIYVANYEGGGLLAPFRRAAAYTPARLALAGAVLFAVADVGTRAALSTTALTPQAVALATFVGVTVVSLPLALPRARVDDLREALPELVALAALFAVAVHLTVLAFDAAPASVVSPVVNTQAVVAVVLGGVLLGERGFGRRLLAAALAVAGVALIAVG, encoded by the coding sequence GTGCTCGGGTCGCTCCCTGCGGGTGTCGCGCTCGCCGTTGCGGCCGCACTCGCGTTCGGCGCCTACCTCTTCGGCTACAAGCTGGCGGTCGCCCACCTCCCGGCGACGGTCTACGTCGCCGCGAACGAACTCGCCGCGCTGGGCTGGTACACCCTCATCGCCGCGGCCACGTGGCCCGCGGGCGAGCCGCTGGTCCCGCCCGGCTTCGGGCTCCGTGACGGGCTGCTTATCACGGGTGTGGGGCTCGCGGCCGGCGCGGCCACGCTCGTCTCGGTCCGCGCGTTCAAACTGGGCGAGGTCTCCTACGTCGCGCCGCTGAACAAGCTCGTCCCGGTGTTCGTCCTCCCGCTCGAGCTCGTCCTGCTGAGCGAGCGGCTCGGCCCGCTCCAGCTCGGCGGCGTGCTGGTCGCGACCGCCGCCATCTACGTGGCCAACTACGAGGGCGGCGGCCTCCTCGCTCCCTTCCGGCGGGCGGCCGCGTACACGCCTGCGCGGCTCGCGCTCGCCGGCGCCGTGCTGTTCGCGGTCGCGGACGTTGGGACGCGCGCGGCGCTCTCGACGACCGCTCTCACGCCACAGGCGGTCGCCCTCGCCACCTTCGTCGGTGTCACGGTTGTCTCGCTCCCGCTCGCGCTCCCTCGTGCCCGCGTCGATGACCTCCGCGAGGCGCTTCCGGAACTGGTCGCGCTTGCGGCCCTCTTCGCCGTCGCCGTCCACCTCACCGTCCTCGCCTTCGACGCGGCCCCGGCCAGTGTCGTCTCGCCGGTCGTGAACACGCAGGCTGTCGTCGCCGTGGTCCTGGGTGGTGTCCTGCTCGGTGAGCGTGGCTTCGGCCGGCGACTGCTGGCTGCGGCCCTCGCCGTAGCCGGGGTGGCGCTCATCGCGGTTGGGTAG
- a CDS encoding redox-regulated ATPase YchF yields the protein MLSVALAGKPNAGKSTFYTAATLADVDVGNYPFTTIDPNRGVTHVRTECPCLDREERCGDEHCHDGKRYVPVELLDVAGLVPGAHEGRGLGNQFLDALTGADVILNVVDASGGTNAEGEPVEVGEYDPVEDVEFIQEELDLWLASIVEKNWESIQRKSRSPDFDQEAALTEMLTGVGATEYDVMMVLRNMEYPDDPFSWDDADRERLARDLRAQTKPLVVIANKADIAPDDNIERLQDAADHVIPATAEGELALRRAAEKGAVDYDPGDADFDIVADLSDAQQQGLEQIRGVMDEFGGTGVQTALNYAVYDLLDHFTAYPVQNETHWTDGQGNMLPDAFLLPDGSTPKDLSYAVHSDIGDGYLHAIDARENRRISEDHELSEGDVIKIVSTAN from the coding sequence ATGCTCTCGGTCGCGCTGGCGGGCAAGCCCAACGCGGGCAAGTCCACGTTCTACACGGCGGCGACGCTCGCGGACGTCGATGTCGGCAACTACCCGTTCACCACCATCGACCCGAACCGGGGGGTGACCCACGTCCGCACGGAGTGTCCCTGTCTCGACCGCGAGGAGCGGTGTGGCGACGAACACTGCCACGACGGGAAGCGCTACGTCCCGGTCGAACTGCTCGACGTGGCCGGGCTCGTCCCGGGCGCCCACGAGGGACGCGGCCTGGGCAACCAGTTCCTCGATGCGCTCACCGGCGCGGACGTCATCCTCAACGTCGTCGACGCCTCCGGCGGCACCAATGCGGAGGGCGAACCGGTAGAGGTCGGCGAGTACGACCCCGTCGAGGACGTGGAGTTCATCCAGGAGGAACTGGACCTGTGGCTGGCCAGCATCGTCGAGAAGAACTGGGAGTCCATCCAGCGCAAGTCCCGCTCCCCCGACTTCGACCAGGAGGCGGCCCTGACGGAGATGCTGACCGGCGTCGGCGCCACGGAGTACGACGTGATGATGGTGCTCCGGAACATGGAGTACCCGGACGACCCGTTCTCCTGGGACGACGCGGACCGCGAGCGCCTCGCGCGGGACCTGCGCGCGCAGACGAAACCACTCGTCGTCATCGCGAACAAGGCCGACATCGCCCCCGACGACAACATCGAGCGCCTGCAGGACGCGGCCGACCACGTGATTCCGGCGACCGCCGAGGGGGAACTCGCGCTCCGCAGGGCGGCCGAGAAGGGTGCCGTCGACTACGACCCCGGCGACGCGGACTTCGACATCGTGGCCGACCTGAGCGACGCCCAGCAGCAGGGTCTGGAGCAGATTCGCGGCGTGATGGACGAGTTCGGCGGCACGGGCGTCCAGACCGCGCTCAACTACGCGGTCTACGACCTGCTCGACCACTTCACCGCCTACCCGGTCCAGAACGAGACCCACTGGACCGACGGGCAGGGGAACATGCTGCCCGACGCCTTCCTGCTGCCCGACGGCTCGACCCCGAAGGACCTCTCATACGCGGTTCACTCGGATATCGGCGACGGATATCTGCACGCCATCGACGCCCGGGAGAACCGCCGCATCAGCGAGGACCACGAGTTGAGCGAGGGTGACGTCATCAAGATCGTCTCGACGGCGAACTAG
- a CDS encoding molybdopterin-dependent oxidoreductase — MSLADRLGRLTPPSTLVDWSLFAAVVVLVATGLATAFAGSLGDAWLFVVHGVAGLSLVALVGVKLYRVRGRVRAGVRARSGTVGLSLLLAALVVGALGTGLWFVLGGPLFLGPLALLVIHVLLGLAVVPVLWLHLRDRLHSPADALAGGDRRDALRYAGLVGVGAVAWRAQKTVNRALGTDSADRRFTGSRERGSGDGNRFPVTMWVADDPSIVDAATWSLSVDGTVEEPFALDYDALPTGAQRTAVIDCTSGWYSEHAWQGLRVGDLLDRVGVAEDARWVQFRSVTGYRWSLPLDEARGALLATAVDGETLSHGHGFPLRLVAPQRRGFQWVKWVESVRVTRRRELGEWVAIFASGLEE, encoded by the coding sequence GTGTCGCTCGCCGACCGGCTCGGGCGCCTGACGCCCCCCTCGACGCTGGTGGACTGGTCGCTGTTCGCGGCCGTCGTCGTCCTCGTGGCGACGGGGCTAGCGACGGCGTTCGCCGGCAGCCTCGGCGACGCGTGGCTCTTCGTCGTCCACGGTGTGGCGGGGCTGTCGCTGGTCGCGCTGGTCGGGGTGAAACTGTACCGGGTCCGTGGCCGCGTCCGGGCCGGCGTCCGCGCACGCTCCGGGACGGTCGGGCTCTCGCTCCTGCTCGCGGCCCTCGTCGTAGGCGCACTCGGGACGGGCCTCTGGTTCGTCCTCGGCGGCCCGCTCTTCCTCGGCCCGCTAGCGCTGCTCGTCATCCACGTCCTGCTCGGGCTGGCGGTCGTCCCCGTCCTGTGGCTCCACCTCCGCGACCGCCTGCACTCGCCGGCCGACGCCCTCGCGGGCGGCGACCGCCGGGACGCGCTCCGCTACGCAGGGCTCGTCGGCGTCGGCGCGGTCGCGTGGCGCGCACAGAAGACCGTCAACCGCGCGCTCGGGACCGACAGCGCGGACCGCCGGTTCACCGGCTCGCGCGAGCGTGGCTCCGGCGACGGCAACCGCTTCCCCGTCACGATGTGGGTCGCCGATGACCCCTCCATCGTTGACGCGGCGACGTGGTCGCTCTCGGTCGACGGCACCGTCGAGGAGCCGTTCGCGCTCGACTACGACGCGCTGCCGACCGGCGCCCAGCGCACCGCGGTCATCGACTGCACGAGCGGCTGGTACTCCGAGCACGCGTGGCAGGGTCTTCGGGTCGGCGACCTGCTCGACCGGGTGGGCGTCGCCGAGGACGCCCGCTGGGTGCAGTTCCGCTCGGTGACGGGCTATCGCTGGTCGCTCCCGCTGGACGAGGCCCGCGGCGCGCTCCTCGCGACGGCGGTCGACGGGGAGACGCTCTCACACGGCCACGGCTTCCCGCTCCGGCTGGTCGCCCCCCAGCGCCGCGGCTTCCAGTGGGTGAAGTGGGTGGAGTCGGTCCGCGTGACGCGCCGCCGTGAACTCGGCGAGTGGGTCGCCATCTTCGCCAGCGGGCTGGAGGAGTAG
- a CDS encoding tRNA (cytidine(56)-2'-O)-methyltransferase — MQGFSEVAVLRLGHRPGRDDRMTTHVGLTARALGADRVILPDEATGPAGTIRDITGRFGGPFEVEVREDWRPVLRDWPGVVVHLTMYGLPVQDVETAVRADLDEGPVLVVLGAEKVPFEVYDRADYNVGVTNQPHSEVAGLAVFLDRLFDGRELDREWADADRQVVPKETGKKVVPLDEDGVPDESADAEE, encoded by the coding sequence ATGCAGGGTTTCTCGGAGGTGGCGGTCCTCCGACTCGGGCACCGCCCGGGGCGGGACGACCGGATGACCACCCACGTCGGGCTGACGGCACGGGCGCTGGGGGCCGACCGCGTCATCCTCCCGGACGAGGCGACCGGGCCGGCCGGGACCATCCGGGACATCACGGGCCGCTTCGGCGGCCCCTTCGAGGTTGAGGTCCGGGAGGACTGGCGGCCCGTCCTCCGGGACTGGCCCGGCGTCGTCGTCCACCTCACGATGTACGGCCTCCCCGTGCAGGACGTGGAGACGGCGGTGCGCGCGGACCTCGATGAGGGGCCCGTCCTCGTCGTGCTGGGCGCCGAGAAGGTCCCGTTCGAGGTGTACGACCGCGCGGACTACAACGTCGGCGTCACGAACCAGCCCCATTCGGAGGTCGCGGGGCTGGCCGTCTTTCTCGACCGACTGTTCGATGGCCGCGAGCTCGACCGCGAGTGGGCCGACGCGGACCGGCAGGTGGTGCCGAAGGAGACCGGCAAGAAGGTCGTTCCGCTGGACGAGGACGGCGTTCCCGATGAGTCAGCTGATGCCGAGGAGTAA
- a CDS encoding helix-turn-helix domain-containing protein — MSPSDESGGSRLFAVVVTAWLLFGAVAGVPLVAASDATATPLGDDDGLLNETLDSTTDTVDSTVGGTASTVETTVDSTTDAVDETTDSTTSAVDGTVESTGETLDTATGGATDDTTDAVTVATDGVTDATDTTTGEVTETVGVTASTVNATADDTTNVVSSTTDGDLEGATGSLTDATGEVTDLTTDRVTSLAETTETLTSDLSAGTTGAVDELTGDGTLVSTDGATEELTNTTGGALSTGSDGGLSSSERVARLDDGSDDFGGGAAEGGSGDGDDDAPVGASDGERSLAAGSGAPTAFGGWENLPVSEEEATGLGLGALLVGGAGVAVRQASMTGGTGAGTTAARASATALAAGDGPLSRLARMLSLFRYSRYDDSDPLELDARRHVYEAISDQPGEPITAVSDRADVNLSTARHHVKVLEREGLVATGRVRNCERFYPAGTDDLELAAAMADESTADILDALVRLEPASVSGLAEEVDRSPSTVTHHLQKLEDDDIVVRERNGRAVENKLSEAARAALDPETERRQHAAERQLEADRADAASGASAD, encoded by the coding sequence ATGTCCCCCAGCGACGAGTCCGGCGGTAGCCGGCTCTTCGCCGTCGTGGTCACCGCGTGGCTCCTCTTCGGGGCCGTCGCAGGCGTTCCGCTCGTGGCGGCGAGCGACGCCACGGCCACACCGCTGGGGGACGACGACGGTCTTCTCAACGAGACCCTCGACTCGACGACGGACACCGTCGACAGCACGGTCGGCGGAACGGCTTCGACGGTGGAGACGACGGTGGACTCGACGACGGATGCGGTGGACGAGACGACCGATTCGACGACCAGTGCCGTCGACGGCACGGTCGAATCCACCGGTGAGACCCTCGACACCGCCACCGGCGGGGCCACCGACGACACCACGGATGCGGTCACGGTCGCGACCGACGGGGTCACCGATGCCACGGACACGACGACCGGAGAGGTGACGGAGACGGTCGGCGTGACCGCCTCGACGGTGAACGCGACGGCCGACGACACGACGAACGTGGTGTCGTCGACCACCGACGGTGACCTGGAGGGTGCGACCGGGTCGCTGACCGACGCGACGGGCGAGGTCACCGACCTCACGACCGACCGGGTGACCTCGCTGGCCGAGACGACGGAGACACTGACGAGTGACCTCTCCGCGGGGACGACCGGCGCAGTCGACGAGCTGACCGGCGACGGTACGCTGGTGTCGACCGATGGGGCGACCGAGGAACTGACCAACACCACGGGAGGGGCGCTCTCGACCGGTTCGGACGGCGGGCTCTCGTCGAGCGAACGGGTGGCTCGGCTCGACGACGGGTCCGATGATTTCGGTGGCGGCGCTGCCGAGGGCGGCAGCGGTGACGGGGACGACGACGCACCCGTCGGTGCTTCGGACGGTGAGCGTTCGCTCGCGGCGGGGTCGGGCGCTCCGACCGCTTTCGGTGGCTGGGAGAACCTGCCCGTCTCCGAGGAGGAGGCGACCGGCCTCGGTCTCGGCGCGCTGCTGGTCGGTGGGGCCGGGGTCGCGGTCCGGCAGGCATCGATGACGGGCGGTACCGGCGCCGGGACTACGGCCGCGCGGGCGAGCGCGACCGCACTCGCGGCCGGCGATGGGCCGCTCTCGCGGCTCGCCCGGATGCTGTCGCTGTTCCGGTACTCCCGGTACGACGACTCGGACCCGCTGGAGCTCGACGCGCGGCGGCACGTCTACGAGGCAATCTCCGACCAGCCCGGCGAGCCGATCACGGCGGTCAGCGACCGGGCGGACGTGAACCTCTCGACTGCCCGGCACCACGTGAAGGTGCTCGAGCGCGAGGGGCTGGTCGCGACCGGGCGAGTCCGCAACTGCGAGCGGTTCTACCCCGCCGGCACGGACGACCTCGAACTGGCGGCGGCGATGGCCGACGAGAGTACCGCGGATATCCTCGACGCGCTCGTCCGTCTGGAGCCGGCGTCGGTCAGCGGCCTGGCCGAGGAGGTCGACCGCTCGCCCTCCACCGTGACGCATCACCTCCAGAAGCTCGAGGACGACGACATCGTCGTCCGCGAACGCAACGGCCGGGCGGTCGAGAACAAGCTCTCCGAGGCGGCTCGCGCCGCCCTCGACCCCGAGACCGAGCGCCGCCAGCACGCCGCCGAACGGCAGCTCGAGGCCGACCGGGCCGACGCGGCTTCCGGGGCCAGCGCGGACTGA
- a CDS encoding peptidylprolyl isomerase — protein MADDYDVTDPDNPQVTLHTTHGDITIELFADRAPKTVENFLGLARHDPAADADPARDTNTWADPETDEVRGDSLYAGAEFHRIIGGFMIQGGDPEGTGRGGPGYQFDDEFHDDLTHSGPGILSMANSGPNTNGSQFFITLDAQPHLDGKHAVFGHVVDGMDVVEDLGSVPTGRNDQPQVEAKIEDVTVEE, from the coding sequence ATGGCAGACGACTACGACGTCACGGACCCGGACAACCCGCAGGTGACCCTCCACACGACCCACGGCGACATCACTATCGAGCTGTTCGCCGACCGCGCGCCGAAGACGGTCGAGAACTTCCTCGGCCTCGCGCGCCACGACCCGGCCGCGGACGCCGACCCCGCACGCGACACGAACACGTGGGCGGACCCCGAGACCGACGAGGTCCGGGGTGACTCGCTGTACGCCGGCGCCGAGTTCCACCGCATCATCGGCGGCTTCATGATCCAGGGCGGGGACCCCGAGGGGACCGGCCGCGGTGGCCCCGGCTACCAGTTCGACGACGAGTTCCACGACGACCTCACCCACTCCGGCCCGGGCATCCTGTCGATGGCCAACTCCGGGCCGAACACGAACGGCTCGCAGTTCTTCATCACGCTCGACGCCCAGCCCCACCTCGACGGCAAGCACGCCGTCTTCGGCCACGTCGTCGACGGGATGGACGTCGTGGAGGACCTCGGCTCCGTGCCGACCGGCCGCAACGACCAGCCGCAGGTCGAGGCGAAGATCGAGGACGTCACCGTCGAGGAGTAG
- a CDS encoding RidA family protein, which translates to MRRTTIVRGDADEPAVANGVVTHHPDHDRVRLSGMTWPEGTPSEQTRHLLAYVETLLERECDGEMADVTYLRFFLRGEHATEETKTAIERVAREFFEAPALPGTTMVGVADLLVEEAAFELEVEAMVPTRDREVELRRLSPGSDGGA; encoded by the coding sequence ATGCGCAGAACCACCATCGTGCGGGGCGACGCCGACGAGCCGGCGGTGGCAAACGGCGTCGTCACGCACCACCCGGACCACGACCGCGTCCGGCTGTCGGGGATGACCTGGCCCGAGGGGACCCCCTCTGAACAGACCCGTCATCTCCTCGCGTACGTCGAGACGCTCCTGGAGCGCGAGTGCGACGGCGAGATGGCCGATGTGACCTATCTCCGGTTCTTCCTTCGGGGGGAACACGCGACCGAGGAGACGAAGACAGCCATCGAGCGTGTCGCGCGAGAGTTCTTCGAGGCGCCCGCCCTGCCGGGGACGACGATGGTCGGCGTCGCGGACCTGCTCGTCGAGGAGGCGGCGTTCGAGCTGGAGGTCGAGGCGATGGTTCCGACGCGCGACCGCGAGGTCGAGCTACGGCGGCTCTCGCCGGGTAGCGACGGGGGTGCCTGA
- a CDS encoding ABC transporter ATP-binding protein, producing the protein MPSDIAIEATDLTKRYGSVTAVESLSLSVPEGTVYGFLGPNGAGKTTTMRLLTTLSEPTSGTARVAEAEITDRDAVAARIGYLPEEPPLYDELTGREQLTYVAGLRDLPGERVRERVAELAGLLDLDALDRRVEGYSSGMRRKLGFIQAVLHEPSVLFLDEPTNGLDPRAARTLRDTLDRLADEGTTVFLSTHVLPVVDEHADTVGVLADGRLVAEGPPSELKRRVEGDGAGDRTLEEVFLEVTAEDPAAADDRERAATAAEGPADG; encoded by the coding sequence ATGCCCTCCGACATCGCCATCGAGGCCACCGACCTCACCAAGCGGTACGGGTCGGTGACCGCCGTAGAGTCGCTATCGCTGTCCGTCCCCGAGGGGACCGTGTACGGGTTCCTCGGGCCGAACGGCGCCGGGAAGACGACCACGATGCGCCTGCTGACGACGCTCTCCGAGCCGACGAGCGGGACGGCCCGGGTCGCGGAGGCCGAAATCACCGACCGCGACGCGGTCGCCGCGCGCATCGGCTACCTGCCCGAGGAACCGCCCCTGTACGACGAGCTGACCGGGCGCGAGCAGCTCACCTACGTCGCCGGCCTGCGGGACCTCCCCGGCGAGCGCGTCCGCGAGCGGGTGGCCGAACTGGCCGGACTGCTCGACCTCGACGCGCTGGACCGGCGGGTCGAGGGCTACTCCAGCGGGATGCGCCGAAAACTGGGGTTCATCCAGGCGGTGCTGCACGAGCCGTCCGTCCTCTTCCTCGACGAGCCGACCAACGGGCTGGACCCGCGGGCGGCCCGGACGCTCCGGGACACGCTCGACCGACTCGCCGACGAGGGGACCACAGTGTTCCTCTCGACACACGTCCTTCCGGTGGTCGACGAGCACGCCGACACGGTGGGCGTGCTGGCGGACGGTCGCCTGGTGGCCGAGGGGCCGCCGTCCGAGCTGAAACGCCGCGTCGAAGGCGACGGTGCCGGGGACCGGACGCTGGAGGAGGTGTTCCTCGAGGTGACCGCCGAGGACCCCGCGGCAGCCGACGACCGGGAACGGGCGGCGACGGCAGCGGAGGGGCCGGCGGATGGCTGA